The Apodemus sylvaticus chromosome 5, mApoSyl1.1, whole genome shotgun sequence genome has a segment encoding these proteins:
- the Prrt1b gene encoding proline rich transmembrane protein 1B: MEADPDAKGGNSSAGREDPPASEDQRSTAQPSLPQLPRRPQLLEEDAGPEEDRAEAAEDREPARGDPEPVSVSGEAGPGPKATGGTVPPIGFVGEPPPYAPPDPKAVALLYPPFPQVPVLFQPAPGPAALYPPPTSPLFPPTGGAAFPFPTYGGPMAGGPAPMQVEHRPLPKDFMMESVLVTLFCCLLTGLIAIVYSHETRAALGRGDLAQAEEASRKARSLVLFSLLFGVFVSTSWVIYVVVALYLP, translated from the exons ATGGAGGCAG ATCCAGACGCTAAGGGGGGCAACAGCTCCGCAGGCCGGGAGGACCCCCCAGCCAGCGAGGACCAGCGCAGCACTGCGCAGCCATCGCTCCCGCAGCTCCCGCGGCGCCCGCAGCTGCTGGAAGAAGATGCGGGGCCGGAGGAGGATCGGGCCGAGGCTGCAGAAGACAGAGAGCCGGCCCGGGGGGACCCAGAACCGGTGTCTGTGTCCGGCGAGGCGGGGCCAGGACCCAAGGCCACTGGCGGTACTGTGCCGCCCATCGGCTTCGTGGGCGAGCCTCCACCCTACGCGCCACCGGACCCCAAGGCAGTGGCGTTGCTCTACCCGCCCTTCCCGCAGGTGCCAGTGCTGTTCCAGCCTGCACCGGGGCCCGCCGCCCTCTACCCGCCACCCACCAGCCCTCTCTTCCCACCCACTGGTGGAGCCGCCTTCCCTTTCCCCACG TATGGCGGCCCCATGGCGGGTGGGCCTGCTCCCATGCAAGTGGAACACAGGCCTCTGCCCAAGGACTTCATGATGGAGTCGGTGTTGGTGACCCTGTTCTGTTGCCTGCTCACAGGGCTGATTGCCATTGTCTACTCCCACGAG ACTCGAGCAGCCCTGGGCCGGGGTGACCTAGCCCAGGCGGAGGAAGCCTCGAGGAAGGCCCGCTCACTCGTTCTCTTCAGCCTGCTCTTCGGGGTCTTCGTGTCTACCAGCTGGGTCATCTATGTGGTGGTGGCCCTCTACCTCCCCTGA